The Salvia miltiorrhiza cultivar Shanhuang (shh) chromosome 1, IMPLAD_Smil_shh, whole genome shotgun sequence genome has a window encoding:
- the LOC131024763 gene encoding uncharacterized protein LOC131024763 — translation MADLIEEDEKMVDITLRTIGPSPRSRLTLPSTLKVKELRKLISGTTHLPLENMTLVFRGNVLHDSTNGEDSLVQLHERETVTVAIKPKPPAKHIQDSFDEDDGEDLKFQLPESTSRWKRRLFFTLRDKFKLPDMLLMAIFSLRTKTWAAILIWFILAPVAHRLGIGPLYILATGFFIIFYNLGHRQPGDVSAYSIFNEDFRELPGTLNADRLDRDIRLGQF, via the exons ATGGCGGATCTCATCgaagaagatgaaaaaatgGTTGACATCACTCTGCGAACCATCGGCCCTTCACCTCGCTCCCGCCTCACCCTCCCCTCTACGCTCAAA GTTAAAGAGTTGAGGAAACTGATTTCTGGAACTACTCACTTGCCCCTGGAGAATATGACACTTGTTTTCCGCGGAAATGTGTTGCATGATAGTACAAATGGTGAAGACTCATTGGTCCAACTCCACGAGCGAG AAACTGTGACTGTTGCTATCAAACCAAAGCCACCTGCTAAGCATATCCAAGACAGTTTTGACGAGGATGATGGAGAAGATCTA AAATTTCAGCTTCCAGAATCAACCAGCAGGTGGAAGAGGAGACTGTTTTTCACATTACGTGACAAATTCAAGCTTCCTG ATATGCTGTTGATGGCAATTTTCTCCCTCAGAACGAAGACGTGGGCAGCCATTTTAATATGGTTCATCCTGGCACCTGTTGCACATAGATTGGGTATTGGACCTTTATAT ATACTTGCAACCGGcttttttatcatattctacAATCTTGGGCATCGACAACCTGGTGATGTAAG TGCATATTCAATATTCAATGAAGATTTCAGAGAACTTCCTGGAACTCTCAATGCGGATCGCCTTGACAGGGACATTCGACTTGGGCAGTTTTGA
- the LOC131024720 gene encoding uncharacterized protein LOC131024720 isoform X2 codes for MKKKRPKPSSYRTLFPPEPSLNSLPSSKADFSRLIAVVSIAAAVALACNFITASLNQPPKPFCDTTDDLNDPLSEYCQPCPTNGVCYDGKLTCDQGFRKQGNLCVEDGDISRAAKKLSQWVEDRVCGAYAQLLCSGTGKCWIEVDELLDNLDRMSDNRNLDKAIYMPTKQKAMETIRSALETRRDNQGVEELKCPELLVDNYKPLSCVVRQWIIKHALLLVPACALIVGCILIACRAYQRHLLSVRAEQLYHEVCDILEEKPLVSKNGSGEGEPWVVASSLRDHLLLPKERKDPFLWRKVEELVQEDSRVDQYPKLVKGESKVVWEWQVEGSVGSSGKRKKNAGSAKESMNSSANVLRRMHAA; via the exons ATGAAGAAAAAAAGGCCTAAACCCTCCTCCTACCGCACTCTGTTTCCGCCGGAGCCATCCTTAAATTCTCTGCCCTCATCCAAGGCCGACTTTTCCCGGTTGATCGCCGTCGTTTCCATCGCCGCCGCGGTGGCGCTTGCCTGCAATTTCATTACCGCTTCCCTTAATCAGCCGCCTAAGCCCTTCTGCGATACTACTGATGACCTCAATGATCCCCTCTCTG AATACTGCCAACCATGTCCCACAAATGGAGTATGTTATGATGGCAAGTTGACTTGTGATCAAGGCTTTAGAAAGCAGGGAAATCTATGTGTTGAAGATGGGGATATTAGTAGAGCTGCTAAAAAACTT TCACAATGGGTAGAAGATCGTGTATGTGGAGCTTATGCTCAACTTTTGTGCAGTGGAACTGGAAAGTGTTGG ATTGAGGTGGATGAGCTGTTGGATAACTTGGatagaatgagtgataatcgtaacCTGGATAAGGCCATATACATGCCTACAAAACAAAAAGCTATGGAGACTATCCGTAGTGCTCTGGAGACAAGAAGAGACAATCAAGG TGTTGAAGAACTCAAGTGCCCAGAGTTGCTTGTTGACAATTATAAACCACTCAGTTGTGTCGTGCGCCAGTGGATTATCAAGCATGCATTACTTTTGGTCCCGGCTTGTGCATTG ATTGTTGGATGCATACTAATTGCTTGTAGGGCATATCAGAGACATCTCTTGTCTGTTAGAGCTGAGCAACTTTACCATGAG GTTTGTGACATACTTGAAGAAAAACCGTTAGTCTCCAAGAATGGTAGTGGTGAAGGTGAACCCTGGGTGGTCGCATCCTCTTTGAGAGACCATCTTCTCTTGCCCAAGGAGAGAAAGGATCCGTTTCTATGGAGAAAG GTTGAGGAGTTGGTTCAAGAAGATTCTCGTGTAGATCAGTACCCGAAGTTAGTAAAGGGTGAATCTAAGGTTGTATGGGAGTGGCAAG ttgAAGGCTCTGTAGGCTCTTcaggaaagagaaaaaagaatgccGGAAGTGCCAAGGAATCCATGAATTCATCTGCTAATGTTCTTCGCAGGATGCATGCTG CATGA
- the LOC131024699 gene encoding transmembrane ascorbate ferrireductase 2-like isoform X2 produces the protein MHICDIYICSMATNRYSSHQAAAAMLAHLVAAALITLVLVWLLHFRGGLAFKSDNKAKIFNLHPLLMIIGFVLFSGEAMMAYKTVPANRKRQKVFHLVVHLIALLAGILGVYAVFDYHKQSKIIHLYTLHSWLGITTISLFAFQWVVSLLTFWYPGAQESAKGRLSRWHVVVGVPIFAMMILSAETGVVEKFIFLGLRRNQEALILNLIGLFIFIFALSVALTLALPRYNS, from the exons atgcatatatgtgatatatatatatgcagcaTGGCCACGAACCGATATTCCAGCCACCAAGCTGCGGCGGCCATGTTGGCTCATTTGGTGGCGGCGGCGCTCATCACTTTGGTACTGGTTTGGCTGCTTCATTTCCGCGGTGGCCTTGCCTTCAAATCAGATAATAAAGCCAAGATTTTCAAT CTGCACCCACTGCTAATGATTATTGGTTTCGTCTTGTTCTCCGGAGAAG CGATGATGGCGTACAAGACAGTTCCGGCAAATAGAAAGAGGCAGAAAGTGTTTCATCTGGTTGTGCACCTCATCGCCCTCCTTGCTGGAATTTTGGGTGTCTACGCTGTTTTCGACTACCATAAACAATCCAAAATTATCCACCTCTACACCTTACATTCTTGGCTAGGCATCACCACCATCTCCCTTTTCGCTTTCCAG TGGGTGGTGTCCTTGTTGACATTCTGGTATCCGGGCGCGCAAGAATCGGCAAAGGGCCGGCTGTCGCGGTGGCACGTTGTGGTGGGCGTGCCCATATTCGCGATGATGATTTTAAGCGCCGAGACTGGCGTGGTCGAGAAATTCATTTTCTTAGGCCTCAGGAGAAATCAAGAAGCGCTGATTCTGAATTTGATAGgcctcttcatcttcatcttcgcTTTATCCGTCGCTCTCACCCTTGCCCTCCCAAGATATAACTCTTAG
- the LOC131024699 gene encoding transmembrane ascorbate ferrireductase 2-like isoform X1, with translation MHICDIYICSMATNRYSSHQAAAAMLAHLVAAALITLVLVWLLHFRGGLAFKSDNKAKIFNLHPLLMIIGFVLFSGEVIFVCIAMMAYKTVPANRKRQKVFHLVVHLIALLAGILGVYAVFDYHKQSKIIHLYTLHSWLGITTISLFAFQWVVSLLTFWYPGAQESAKGRLSRWHVVVGVPIFAMMILSAETGVVEKFIFLGLRRNQEALILNLIGLFIFIFALSVALTLALPRYNS, from the exons atgcatatatgtgatatatatatatgcagcaTGGCCACGAACCGATATTCCAGCCACCAAGCTGCGGCGGCCATGTTGGCTCATTTGGTGGCGGCGGCGCTCATCACTTTGGTACTGGTTTGGCTGCTTCATTTCCGCGGTGGCCTTGCCTTCAAATCAGATAATAAAGCCAAGATTTTCAAT CTGCACCCACTGCTAATGATTATTGGTTTCGTCTTGTTCTCCGGAGAAG TAATATTTGTATGTATAGCGATGATGGCGTACAAGACAGTTCCGGCAAATAGAAAGAGGCAGAAAGTGTTTCATCTGGTTGTGCACCTCATCGCCCTCCTTGCTGGAATTTTGGGTGTCTACGCTGTTTTCGACTACCATAAACAATCCAAAATTATCCACCTCTACACCTTACATTCTTGGCTAGGCATCACCACCATCTCCCTTTTCGCTTTCCAG TGGGTGGTGTCCTTGTTGACATTCTGGTATCCGGGCGCGCAAGAATCGGCAAAGGGCCGGCTGTCGCGGTGGCACGTTGTGGTGGGCGTGCCCATATTCGCGATGATGATTTTAAGCGCCGAGACTGGCGTGGTCGAGAAATTCATTTTCTTAGGCCTCAGGAGAAATCAAGAAGCGCTGATTCTGAATTTGATAGgcctcttcatcttcatcttcgcTTTATCCGTCGCTCTCACCCTTGCCCTCCCAAGATATAACTCTTAG
- the LOC131024720 gene encoding uncharacterized protein LOC131024720 isoform X1, giving the protein MKKKRPKPSSYRTLFPPEPSLNSLPSSKADFSRLIAVVSIAAAVALACNFITASLNQPPKPFCDTTDDLNDPLSEYCQPCPTNGVCYDGKLTCDQGFRKQGNLCVEDGDISRAAKKLSQWVEDRVCGAYAQLLCSGTGKCWIEVDELLDNLDRMSDNRNLDKAIYMPTKQKAMETIRSALETRRDNQGVEELKCPELLVDNYKPLSCVVRQWIIKHALLLVPACALIVGCILIACRAYQRHLLSVRAEQLYHEVCDILEEKPLVSKNGSGEGEPWVVASSLRDHLLLPKERKDPFLWRKVEELVQEDSRVDQYPKLVKGESKVVWEWQVEGSVGSSGKRKKNAGSAKESMNSSANVLRRMHAGNPSYSS; this is encoded by the exons ATGAAGAAAAAAAGGCCTAAACCCTCCTCCTACCGCACTCTGTTTCCGCCGGAGCCATCCTTAAATTCTCTGCCCTCATCCAAGGCCGACTTTTCCCGGTTGATCGCCGTCGTTTCCATCGCCGCCGCGGTGGCGCTTGCCTGCAATTTCATTACCGCTTCCCTTAATCAGCCGCCTAAGCCCTTCTGCGATACTACTGATGACCTCAATGATCCCCTCTCTG AATACTGCCAACCATGTCCCACAAATGGAGTATGTTATGATGGCAAGTTGACTTGTGATCAAGGCTTTAGAAAGCAGGGAAATCTATGTGTTGAAGATGGGGATATTAGTAGAGCTGCTAAAAAACTT TCACAATGGGTAGAAGATCGTGTATGTGGAGCTTATGCTCAACTTTTGTGCAGTGGAACTGGAAAGTGTTGG ATTGAGGTGGATGAGCTGTTGGATAACTTGGatagaatgagtgataatcgtaacCTGGATAAGGCCATATACATGCCTACAAAACAAAAAGCTATGGAGACTATCCGTAGTGCTCTGGAGACAAGAAGAGACAATCAAGG TGTTGAAGAACTCAAGTGCCCAGAGTTGCTTGTTGACAATTATAAACCACTCAGTTGTGTCGTGCGCCAGTGGATTATCAAGCATGCATTACTTTTGGTCCCGGCTTGTGCATTG ATTGTTGGATGCATACTAATTGCTTGTAGGGCATATCAGAGACATCTCTTGTCTGTTAGAGCTGAGCAACTTTACCATGAG GTTTGTGACATACTTGAAGAAAAACCGTTAGTCTCCAAGAATGGTAGTGGTGAAGGTGAACCCTGGGTGGTCGCATCCTCTTTGAGAGACCATCTTCTCTTGCCCAAGGAGAGAAAGGATCCGTTTCTATGGAGAAAG GTTGAGGAGTTGGTTCAAGAAGATTCTCGTGTAGATCAGTACCCGAAGTTAGTAAAGGGTGAATCTAAGGTTGTATGGGAGTGGCAAG ttgAAGGCTCTGTAGGCTCTTcaggaaagagaaaaaagaatgccGGAAGTGCCAAGGAATCCATGAATTCATCTGCTAATGTTCTTCGCAGGATGCATGCTGGTAACCCTTCATACTCTTCTTGA
- the LOC131024747 gene encoding transcription factor MAMYB gives MEFLDEYESKPRFLFQSKNLPDDSLHPSSFSLSSLHKPTLFISLSLSLLLFCLALIYFNFEPLQSLLLWLSLSLLVGPFAPPSLTAGDIRVGLGPPLQEIPDAPLETIEKPSRKSTKSVRKAIEDAEGEGNSNPIDASRVDLTKQRSARPIEASVEAKSEEWGEADDEMLKKLMGKHPVGKPGRWEAIAEGFKGKHKVETVIAKAKHVGDKKGGDQDSYSKFLKDREKRHVDEEGRKESGSGWTAAEDVALLNALKAFPKEVAMRWEKVAASVPGKTKAACVARMAELKKDFRSSKASASAQLS, from the coding sequence ATGGAGTTCTTAGATGAATACGAGAGCAAGCCTAGGTTCCTGTTTCAATCCAAAAATCTGCCCGATGACTCCCTTCacccttcttccttctctctctcctctctccacaAGCCCACCCTTTTCATTTCCCTTTCCCTCTCCCTCCTCCTCTTCTGCCTCGCCCTCATTTACTTCAATTTCGAACCCCTCCAATCACTTCTCTTATGGCTTTCCCTTTCCCTTCTCGTCGGCCCCTTCGCGCCCCCGTCTCTCACCGCCGGCGACATCCGCGTAGGCCTCGGCCCGCCGCTCCAGGAGATCCCCGACGCTCCACTTGAAACAATTGAAAAACCTAGCAGAAAATCGACGAAATCGGTCAGGAAAGCAATCGAAGACGCGGAGGGGGAGGGCAATTCGAATCCGATCGATGCATCTCGTGTTGATTTAACCAAGCAGCGATCTGCCAGACCGATCGAGGCGTCGGTTGAGGCGAAATCGGAGGAGTGGGGCGAGGCTGATGACGAGATGCTGAAGAAGCTGATGGGGAAGCATCCGGTGGGGAAGCCGGGGCGGTGGGAAGCCATAGCTGAGGGGTTCAAGGGGAAGCACAAGGTGGAGACTGTGATCGCCAAGGCGAAACACGTTGGAGATAAGAAGGGCGGCGATCAGGATTCGTACAGCAAGTTTCTCAAGGATAGGGAGAAGAGGCATGTTGATGAGGAAGGGAGGAAGGAGAGTGGGAGTGGATGGACTGCGGCGGAGGATGTGGCGTTGCTGAATGCGTTGAAGGCGTTTCCCAAGGAGGTTGCGATGCGGTGGGAGAAGGTTGCGGCTTCTGTTCCTGGGAAAACCAAGGCGGCGTGTGTTGCCAGAATGGCCGAGCTCAAGAAGGATTTTCGAAGTTCCAAGGCTTCCGCCTCTGCCCAGCTTTCTTAG